The Acropora palmata chromosome 10, jaAcrPala1.3, whole genome shotgun sequence genome contains a region encoding:
- the LOC141895019 gene encoding uncharacterized protein LOC141895019, with amino-acid sequence MADLGSLFFAFESQDDSHLLGDMLEDSDEVIILSAVCCFMRRNLTRIQDYFEQTLPRYLPDEFKHHFRMTRETCELLSLKIMQTGQIPIRNSSGRPVIAPQNQILAFLWRIANQEHARAVADRFDLTSSSVDRVFRRVVLAAVSLCGQYIKWPTGNQMPDIKSSLEEEGGPIFVSGPLNKNQRPISTERSSTQ; translated from the exons ATGGCGGACTTGGGGTCAttattctttgcttttgagtcCCAAGATGATTCCCATTTACTCGGCGATATGTTGGAGGACAGTGATGAAGTGATTATCTTAAGTGCGGTATGCTGCTTCATGCGTAGAAATTTAACTCGCATTCAAGATTACTTTGAGCAAACTCTGCCCAGATATTTACCCGACGAATTTAAGCATCATTTCCGCATGACGAGAGAAACTTGCGAACTTCTCTCGCtaaaaataatgcaaactGGGCAAATACCAATAAGAAATTCGTCTGGGCGACCAGTCATTGCTCCACAAAACCAAATCCTAGCGTTTCTGTGGAGGATAGCTAATCAAGAACACGCCCGGGCTGTGGCAGATCGTTTCGACCTCACATCCAGTAGTGTCGACAGGGTATTCCGCAGAGTCGTGCTGGCAGCTGTTTCCCTTTGTGGGCAATACATCAAATGGCCAACTG GAAATCAGATGCCAGATATAAAGTCATCCCTTGAGGAAGAAGGGGGACCCATATTCGTATCCGGGCCCCTGAACAAGAACCAGAGGCCTATATCAACAGAAAGAAGTTCCACTCAATAA